Proteins from a single region of Rhodospirillales bacterium:
- a CDS encoding TVP38/TMEM64 family protein → MVKRWLPLIVLACLVTAAFALDLDRFLSLEALRDHRAALKAAVDNHTLTAIVGFVVAYAVVVALSLPGATVMTLAGGFLFGTWLGASLNVVGATAGAAALFLVARSAIGDALRRRAGPFLTRMEEGFRRDAFNYLLFLRLVPVFPFWAVNLVPALLGTRAAPFVAATMIGIIPGTIVYTAFGAGLGQIFDAGAEVNLSDVFSPTLIAAMVGLGMLSLLPIAVRRLRERNGRRQQKHGGSDVRTRKTNG, encoded by the coding sequence ATGGTGAAGCGCTGGCTTCCGCTCATCGTTCTTGCGTGCCTCGTTACCGCCGCGTTCGCGTTGGACCTCGACCGCTTTCTCAGCCTGGAGGCGCTGCGAGACCACCGCGCGGCACTGAAGGCCGCTGTCGACAACCACACGCTGACCGCGATCGTCGGATTCGTCGTCGCCTACGCGGTCGTGGTGGCTCTGTCATTGCCCGGCGCAACGGTGATGACGCTGGCCGGCGGCTTTCTGTTTGGAACGTGGCTCGGCGCCTCGCTGAACGTTGTCGGCGCGACCGCGGGGGCCGCCGCCTTGTTCCTGGTCGCACGCTCGGCCATCGGCGATGCGCTGCGCCGTCGCGCTGGCCCGTTCCTCACGCGCATGGAGGAGGGGTTCCGGCGCGACGCCTTCAACTATCTGCTGTTCCTGCGCCTGGTGCCGGTGTTTCCGTTCTGGGCGGTCAATCTGGTGCCGGCGCTGCTTGGCACGCGGGCGGCACCCTTCGTTGCCGCGACGATGATCGGCATCATTCCGGGGACGATCGTCTACACGGCATTCGGCGCTGGTTTGGGACAGATCTTCGACGCTGGCGCCGAAGTCAACCTTAGTGACGTATTCAGCCCGACCCTGATCGCCGCCATGGTCGGCTTGGGTATGCTTTCGCTGCTGCCGATCGCCGTTCGGCGCCTCCGTGAACGCAACGGACGTCGGCAGCAAAAACATGGCGGATCCGATGTCCGAACGAGGAAAACGAACGGATAG
- a CDS encoding ImmA/IrrE family metallo-endopeptidase — MTEPSSGRAWANRLTRMLDQVLGSERFPVDVTALALNYSRQCFADPITMVKGAALDGFEGGLFRKRTGKAEWSIVYNDALPVRGRINFVLAHELGHYLRHRHQLDEFLCSQRDMVDWDREDQARETDANQFASYLLMPIGDFRRQLSGQKITVDVLGHCANRYGVSFTAAILKWLEFTDERAVLVIARDGFILWSRSSEPALRSGAYFRTRNIVCPVPEMSVASGQWGAGRKREAVAIPSGRMVSSRSRGRDHHLLGPVRYDDQLASIGSRSARRQR, encoded by the coding sequence ATGACGGAACCGTCGTCCGGCAGAGCCTGGGCGAATCGCCTCACCCGGATGCTCGATCAGGTGCTCGGCTCGGAGCGCTTTCCGGTCGATGTGACCGCCCTTGCCCTCAATTACTCACGACAGTGTTTTGCCGACCCGATCACCATGGTGAAGGGCGCAGCGCTCGATGGATTCGAAGGCGGGCTGTTTCGCAAGCGGACGGGCAAAGCCGAGTGGAGCATCGTCTACAACGATGCGCTGCCGGTCCGCGGCCGGATCAATTTCGTCCTCGCCCACGAACTCGGCCATTACCTGCGCCATCGCCACCAGCTCGACGAGTTCCTGTGCAGCCAGCGCGACATGGTCGATTGGGATCGCGAGGACCAGGCTCGCGAGACCGATGCCAACCAGTTCGCCTCATACCTGTTGATGCCGATCGGTGATTTCCGCAGGCAGCTTTCCGGCCAGAAGATCACCGTCGATGTTCTCGGTCATTGCGCGAACCGGTATGGCGTCTCGTTTACGGCCGCCATCCTGAAGTGGCTGGAGTTCACCGACGAGCGCGCCGTCCTGGTCATCGCGCGAGACGGCTTCATTCTCTGGTCCCGGTCGAGCGAGCCGGCACTCAGGTCTGGCGCCTATTTCCGCACGCGGAATATCGTGTGTCCAGTTCCCGAGATGTCGGTAGCGTCTGGGCAATGGGGGGCCGGGCGCAAGCGAGAGGCCGTCGCGATTCCTTCCGGGCGTATGGTTTCCTCGAGAAGCCGTGGTCGAGACCACCATCTTCTCGGACCGGTTCGATATGACGATCAGCTTGCTTCAATTGGAAGCCGATCCGCACGCAGGCAACGTTGA
- a CDS encoding helix-turn-helix transcriptional regulator, producing MTTLSDKIKRYRKEKGLTLEQLGELTGSSKSYMWELENRNSPRPSAEKVARVAAALGLTPEFLMDDERDSPEPSDVDLAFFRKYQKMPGDTKKRLRQILDAWDEPE from the coding sequence ATGACCACGCTGAGCGACAAGATCAAGCGCTACCGGAAGGAGAAGGGCCTGACCCTGGAGCAGCTTGGCGAGCTGACCGGATCAAGCAAGAGCTACATGTGGGAGCTGGAGAACCGCAATTCGCCGCGGCCGTCGGCGGAGAAAGTCGCCCGCGTCGCAGCGGCTCTCGGGTTGACGCCTGAGTTCCTGATGGACGATGAGCGGGATTCGCCCGAGCCCAGCGACGTTGATCTCGCCTTCTTCCGCAAGTACCAGAAGATGCCGGGCGACACGAAAAAGCGGCTGCGCCAGATCCTCGATGCCTGGGACGAACCGGAATGA
- a CDS encoding helix-turn-helix domain-containing protein — protein sequence MTIKHFDQKQLAERWGISPKTLERWRWLGQGPKFLKLGGRIAYRLADIEAFEQEQLRSCTSTDPTSLTAARSA from the coding sequence GTGACCATTAAGCACTTCGATCAGAAGCAGTTGGCCGAGCGCTGGGGCATCTCCCCCAAGACGCTGGAGCGCTGGCGGTGGCTCGGACAGGGGCCGAAGTTCCTGAAACTCGGCGGCCGAATTGCCTACCGCCTGGCCGATATCGAGGCGTTCGAGCAGGAGCAGCTGCGCAGCTGCACCTCTACCGATCCGACGAGCCTAACGGCGGCGCGCAGCGCCTGA
- a CDS encoding ATP-binding protein: protein MAGPHPETVRTVVKFDRERGFTAGFRIITADERLAERRGVKAVLLGISGIGKTTLLWTLPSGETLFLDLEAGDLAVEGWPGDTVRPRTWQECRDFAVFIGGPNPALRDDQAYGQAHYDAVCERFGDPAMLDRYETIFVDSITVAGRLCFQWCKGQPEAISEKTGRPDIRGTYGLHGREMIGWLTQLQHTRNKNVWFVGILDEKFDDFNRRTFAPQIDGAKTGSELPGIVDEVITMAEIPADDGSSYRAFVCHTLNPWKYPAKDRSGRLAMIEEPHLGRLMAKIRGPVKPAHERLEFGRPASRDADTPQPSQA from the coding sequence ATGGCTGGCCCTCACCCCGAAACCGTCCGCACCGTCGTCAAGTTCGACCGCGAGCGTGGGTTTACCGCCGGCTTCCGGATCATCACGGCGGACGAGCGTCTCGCCGAGCGGCGCGGCGTCAAGGCGGTGCTGCTGGGGATCAGCGGCATCGGTAAGACCACGCTGCTGTGGACCCTGCCGTCGGGCGAAACGCTGTTCCTCGACCTGGAGGCCGGCGATCTCGCCGTCGAGGGCTGGCCCGGCGACACGGTCCGGCCACGCACCTGGCAGGAGTGCCGCGACTTCGCCGTGTTCATCGGTGGACCCAACCCGGCGCTGCGGGACGACCAGGCGTACGGCCAGGCCCACTATGACGCCGTCTGCGAGCGCTTCGGCGATCCCGCCATGCTCGACCGCTACGAGACGATCTTCGTCGACTCGATCACCGTTGCCGGACGTCTCTGCTTCCAGTGGTGCAAGGGGCAGCCGGAAGCGATCTCCGAGAAAACCGGCCGGCCGGACATCCGAGGCACCTACGGGCTGCACGGCCGCGAGATGATCGGCTGGCTCACCCAGCTGCAACACACGCGAAACAAGAACGTCTGGTTCGTCGGGATCCTCGACGAGAAGTTCGACGACTTCAACCGCCGCACCTTCGCGCCACAGATCGATGGCGCCAAGACGGGCAGCGAGCTGCCCGGCATCGTCGACGAGGTCATCACCATGGCCGAGATCCCGGCCGACGACGGCTCGTCCTACCGCGCCTTCGTCTGCCACACGCTCAATCCCTGGAAGTATCCGGCGAAGGACCGCTCGGGCCGGCTCGCCATGATCGAAGAGCCGCACCTGGGCCGGCTGATGGCGAAGATCCGCGGCCCGGTGAAGCCGGCGCACGAGAGGTTGGAGTTTGGCCGCCCCGCCTCCCGTGACGCCGACACCCCTCAACCATCGCAAGCATGA